GGAAGATTGCCATAGTAGTATTGTAGGCAGAAAGCTCAGGGATAAGGTCTTTTTCCAGGGTTTTTCCGGCAGGGCGAGTAATGATGAGAGTATCTGAAACGCCGTTAAGAGTCAGTTGTGTACCAAGAGCAGCAGCGCTTGCAAAAACCGAGGAAACTCCGGCAACCCTTTCGACTTCGATATCATACTTTCTAAGTTCTTCCATCTGCTCTATGACGGAGCCGTAAAGAGATGGGTCTCCGCTGTGGAGACGAACAACGAATTTTCCGGCATCAACTGCATCCACAATTATTTTAGTGGTTTCGTCAAGGGTCAGCCCATAGCTGTCCACTGTTTCTCCCTGCGTATAATTAAGGACTTCGGGATTTACCAGAGAACCTGCATACATTACAAGGTCGGCTTTTTCAAGCAGTTCACGCCCGAGCACAGTAATAAGCTTCGGATTCCCTGGGCCTGCCCCCACAAAATACACTTTTCTTTCCATCTGACCATTCCCTCTATTTCATGTTTTTGTTCTAGATTGTACTGAGTTCCGCGATTATTACGCAGGGTGATTTATTTCTTTCCATAAATGATACTGAAGTAATTCCCTTCTTCCGGGATTTCTTCTTTCTTGCGGATTATAAGCTCGTTGTCCGAAAAGAGTCTTTCTGCAAAGATAAATTCCGTGTATCCTTCAGCTTCAAGCTGTTTAACTATAGCTTTCGGCTGCGTCGCTTTCAGGTGAATCTTATACCCCACCTCAGAGCCATCGCTAACTTCAAAAGAGCTCTCAACCGCGACATCAGTCCTAGCAGCAAAGGAGGTAATTGAACTTATTCCAGGCACAGTTGCAAGTTCAACGTCAGGATAGTATTTGCGCATCACCTTTTTTAGATGAGAATACGTAGAGAAAAAGTTAGGGTCGCCGATAAGCCCGAAAGCCACAGTGCCTTTTCTCGCCTCTTCTGCCACCCTGTCAGCATTTTCCTTCCAGAGAGCATTGAGAACTTCAATGTCTCTTATCATGGGAAATTCCAGGATTTCGGCATCTGCATAAGGAGCCACCAAATCTTTTGCCATGCGGCCTGGGACATATACCTTATCGCTATTTTTCAAAACGTCCACTGCTTTGAGGGTCAGAAGTTCAGGGTCTCCGGGACCAAGTCCTACTCCTATTAACATACTATTGCTCCGTAAGTTATAAAAATAAATCTAAAGCAGGATTAAATTATAAGAAAATTTTCAGTTTTGCTTTTTTCCGACAATAATATATACGGGATTTTCGGGTTTAAACATCGTTTCTCCGGCAATTGGTGCACTTCTCGAGACCGAAACGTGAACTACCTCATCAAAAATCCCGAGTCTTTTCATTGCCTCAATTGTTCTGACAACCGTCTCGATACGGACAGCATTTACCACAATACTTCGAGCTTTTTTCTTAACGAGTATCTCCAGTACCGAGTCAATGTTCTTTGTTCCGCCGACAAAAGCACAGTCGATAAAGTCAGTAAAATCTTCCGAATTAAGGAGATCCGAGGCTTCACCAGCTAAAATTCTGGCGTTTTCTATATTGAAATTCTTGAAATTAGTTTCAGTAGCTCTTAAAGCTTCATTTCGCGCATCTATCGCATAGATATTCAGGTTTCGGGTAATTTTTGCTGCTTCAATTGAGACCGATCCCGTTCCGCAGCCTACGTCTGCAAACCGATCTCCATCCCGCAGCCCCAGTTTGAAAAGGGATACCGCAATGATTTCGGGCTTTGTCGGACCTCCACTAACACTTACTATTTCGGACATGTTCTACCTCTGGAGAAAGTAAAGCAAATATATGAGATGTAAATTAAATATATATCGACATAATATTCAATTTTATTAAATAGAATATATATTAAGTTGAGCAGGAAGACGCGCTTCATTCAGAGATAATTATAGAGTACATAATCGAAATTGGATATTTAATAATTCAAATCAGTTTTTTCAGGTAAGCTCGATTATAAATATAACTTGTTATAGATATACCTTATTATCGGCAAGAAGGGCAGGATAGGAAAATAAACTTTCACAAAACTATGGAAAAAAGCGAGAAAAATTTCCGTGAGAAATGCTTATGCTAATTCTTTATTAATACCATACCGTTTTTATTCCAGAGAAGATATCTGTAAGTTATTTGGAAGAAAAAGAAATGGTATCTTTTATCAATCTTAATAAGATAAAGAGAATAAATAGATAAATACATTTTGTATTTTAAAAGAAAGAGATTTTAACCATAAGAACATATCATAAACTGATCGCGGTCGTATAAAGTAAGCACTGGCGTTTAAAAATCAGGGCACATAAAAGGATATATAAAGTAAGATGCTGTTTGATGAAAAAACCATAATTGCCTCCAAAAAGTGTTTTTTTTAAACAAAAAGCTAAAGTTCTTCGGTTAAATACAACTGATTTTTTGATCGGTATATCTGAAACATATTTTCATAGGAAAAGCTAGCAGTAAAAGCCCTCTCTCGATGCAGGGCCTTGCCGCCTGAAAGAAAGGAGGAAAAGCGATGAAAATTTACGAATCATATGACGATCTGCCCAAATTAAAGCTGCCTTATGGAAACGATGTGTACATAAGTGACAGCACTATTCGTGACGGCTCCCAGATGCCGGGAATAGTCCTGAGCAGAGAACACAAGCTTCAAATTTATGAGTACCTGCACGAGATAGGGATTGAAAAACTCGAGGCATTTGTATTCAATAAAAGGGATAGAGATGCCGTTAATCTTATGTTCGATATAGGGTACGAGTTTCCCGAAATCACAGGCTGGGCAAGAGCCTCAAGAGCCGACATTGACAAAATTCTTGAGGTCGACGGGATAAAGGAAACTGGAATCCTGATGTCAGTATCAGATACCCATATTTTCTCCAAAATGAGGCTCACAGGCAGGGAGGAAGCCGAAGAGAAATACCTGGATGCCCTGCAATATGCGGTAGATCACGGACTCCGCACAAGAGCACACCTTGAGGATATGACAAGGGCAGATAATTACGGTTTTGTTTTCCCGCTTGTTGAGAAAATCATGGAAATCGACCCTGACTGTATTATTCGCGTCTGTGATACTGTAGGATACGGAATGCCCTTCATGAATATTGATGAGCCTTACGGAATTCCGAAAATTGTTCAGCACCTCAAAAAGGAAATCGGGGTTAAAAACATAGAAACACATATCCATGATGATTACGGATTAGGATCGGCAAGCTCAATTGCAGGTTTCTGGTATGGAGCAAACTGGACAAGTGTGACTTTCTTGGGCATAGGAGAACGTGCAGGGAATAGTGAAATGGAGAAAATTCTGCTTTTCCTGGCAGATAGGGTAGAAGGCTTTGATCGATACAACCTTGAGCCGGTTACTCGCTTTGCAAGGTTCATGGAAAAAGAACTCGGGCTGCGGGTTCCGAGAAACAAGGCTGTGGTTGGGAAGAACATTTTTGCCCACGAGTCCGGAATACATGCCGCGGGCGTCCTCAAAAATCCCTTCAATTACGAACCCTATCCTCCGGAATTGGTGGGAGGAAAGCGGCTCCTGCTTATAGGTGACTCTTCGGGACTGGAAGTTATACGATATAAGGTTCAAGAGACCTTAAATGACCTTCTTGATGTTGAGACAATAGTGGAAAAAGATGACAGCCGACTCCTGAAAATCCAGACCGAAATCCAGAAGCTCTATGATAAAGAGGAAAGGGTTTCCTGTATCTCTGATGAAGAACTGCTTGCTTATGTAGAAAAATACTTCCTTTACCAGCCTATCTGCGATCCTGTGCATACAGGTCGTGGAAAACTGAAAAACAAAGGGAAAATAGCTGAGTGTGAGGAAGGAAAATTGAAGGAATAAAGGAATTTTCCTTCAGTACCTTCTTATTTGAGAATTTCTGCTGTATATTTTGCAATCTCGCCAGCCATCTGACTGAGTTTGGCATTGCCTCCGAGATCATAGGTTACATATTTGCCTTCAGAAATTACACGTTCCGTAGCCTTAAATATCGCTTTGGACTTCTCCTTTTCTCCAAGGTAATCAAGCATCCATGCTCCAGCAAGTACGGTTGCGACGGGGTTTACCTTGTCCTGACCTGCATATTTTGGAGCTGAGCCGTGAGCAGGTTCAAACATTGCGAAGGAATCCCCGATATTGGCAGAATAAATCAGCCCGATGCTGCCTACCAGAGCCGAGCACTCCTCACTGATTACATCCATAAAGAGGTTTGTAGAAAGAAGGACTTTTTTATTGAAAATCTGTGGGTTCTTAATTAGCTGCTGAGCAATATTGTCAATATGATAAGGCCATATTTCGATATCCGGATAGCTCTGCCCGACCTTTTCGACCTCTTCTAAGAAAGAACCGCAAGTTAGTTTCAGGATATTGCTCTTATGGATTGGCACAACAGCATCATAGCCTCTTCTCTTAGCTTCCTCGAAAGCGTAGCTTGCAATCTTCCTAGATGCTGTACGTGTAATTTTGCGGATTGCAATAGAAACGTCGTCTGTGAGCTGGATCTCCTCTCCAATGTAGAGACCTTCTGTGCCCTCGCGCACGCAGACCATTTCCACATCCCCAAGAGGTGCATTTGAGTTAGGGAAAGTTTTGATTGGCCGCACGTTTGCATAGAGATCATACTTTCTCCTTATGGATACAGCCACACTCCTTGGAGAGCCTATGCCTCCAGGTGTGGTTGTCGGGCCTTTAAAACAAGCATCAGAACTGTCAAGAATTTCCCAGGTCTCATTCGGGACAAGGGAAATGCCTCCGTGCTTTTCCCACCATTCAGCCCCTGCCTCACACATAACAAATTCTATATCTGTGCCAGCGGCTTCTACAACATTAAGCATTGCATCCACAAGTTCGGGACCTACCCCGTCACCTTTGATTACTGCTGCGGTTTTACTCATATTATCACCAGATCTTATGGTTCGTATTTAAAGAACCGTAGCGACTGAAAAGCTAAAAAATGGGGAATTTTTCGAAAATTCAGTAAGAATAATTGGATCTTCCCGCGTACTGAACGTAAGGCTATATATTTCAAGTTTTGGGTAATTAATACTATGCCGAATAATCTTTAACTTGAAGTAAGCTCCGGGGCACAAACATCTGAGCACATTTCTAAAAAAATCAAAACTCGATATTCAGGAAGTACCTATCCTGATTTGCCGGAACTTCCGATAAGGAATGCGAACTTTAATTGAAGCTAGAACTTCAGACTTCTGAGGAATAAAAAATGCCTGCAAAAATTCCGATTACCGATAACCACATGCACATCGATCCAAAAGCCAGGGGGCTAGAAGCAGTAAAGGAATTCAAAAACTCAGGTGGAACTCATATAATTCTGGTCACCAAGCCAAGCTGGTCGCTTGGAATAAACGTCAAAAAACCCGAAGATTACCTTATGGTTTTTGACGAAACAGTAGAGATCGCATCAAAAATTCGGGAGCTTGGTGTTGGAGCTTTTCCAGTGCTTGGAGTCCATCCGGCAGAAATCTCAAAGCTTACAGAATATATGGATCTACAGGAAGCTACTGAGATAATGCAAAGAGGTCTCGAACTTGCTTCGGGATACGTTGAAAAAGGACTTGCCGTAGGGATAAAGTCAGGACGCCCTCACTATCCTGTAACTCCAGAAGTTTGGGAAGCTTCAAATGAAATTATGGAATATGCGTTTTCCCTGGGAAAAGAACAGGACTGTGCAGTTCAGCTTCATACCGAAAGTGTGGAAGAGCCTGAACTTCACGATATAGTAGAGAGGGCAAAGAAAACAGGAATAAAAATGTATAGGGTTGTCAAGCACTACTCGCCACCCCTAGTGAAAACCTGTGAAGAGCTTGGACTCTTCCCGGGGGTAATCTCGGTTAAAGGGGCAATAGAGCATGCGCTTGAAGAGGGTACACGATTTATGATGGAAACAGATTACATTGACGATCCTGACAGACCAGGCGCAGTACTTGGCCCGAAGACAATCCCTAAAAGAACCATAAAACTCATGGAAACCTATGGTGAGGAACCGTTCTGGATCATTCATAAAGAAAATCCTGAAAAAGTATACGATATTGAAATCAAAATTTAAAGGACTTTTGGAAAAGGAACATTAGATTAAAGAATTGTATAGAAGTTAGAAGTAAAGAAGAACCTTAAAAGATTGATTCAGGAAAAAGGCTCAAAAAAGAGGGTTGAGAAAAGGGCTCAACACGAAAAGAGATTCAAAGCCCCATAAGATAAAAAAATACTTAAAAGCAGAGGGGGAAGAGGCTTAAGAAAACGCCATCTAATTGAGCCCTCTGTCATTCCCGGAGAGGAAAACTGTCTGGAA
This region of Methanosarcina flavescens genomic DNA includes:
- a CDS encoding cobalt-precorrin-4/precorrin-4 C(11)-methyltransferase codes for the protein MERKVYFVGAGPGNPKLITVLGRELLEKADLVMYAGSLVNPEVLNYTQGETVDSYGLTLDETTKIIVDAVDAGKFVVRLHSGDPSLYGSVIEQMEELRKYDIEVERVAGVSSVFASAAALGTQLTLNGVSDTLIITRPAGKTLEKDLIPELSAYNTTMAIFLGTQKIKEIMEKVRCPKDTPVAVVFHASWEDEEIITGTVEDIADKVKEAGIKRSAMIIIGGVVDPKNYRRSYLYGVAQEPL
- a CDS encoding cobalt-factor II C(20)-methyltransferase codes for the protein MLIGVGLGPGDPELLTLKAVDVLKNSDKVYVPGRMAKDLVAPYADAEILEFPMIRDIEVLNALWKENADRVAEEARKGTVAFGLIGDPNFFSTYSHLKKVMRKYYPDVELATVPGISSITSFAARTDVAVESSFEVSDGSEVGYKIHLKATQPKAIVKQLEAEGYTEFIFAERLFSDNELIIRKKEEIPEEGNYFSIIYGKK
- the cbiT gene encoding precorrin-6Y C5,15-methyltransferase (decarboxylating) subunit CbiT — its product is MSEIVSVSGGPTKPEIIAVSLFKLGLRDGDRFADVGCGTGSVSIEAAKITRNLNIYAIDARNEALRATETNFKNFNIENARILAGEASDLLNSEDFTDFIDCAFVGGTKNIDSVLEILVKKKARSIVVNAVRIETVVRTIEAMKRLGIFDEVVHVSVSRSAPIAGETMFKPENPVYIIVGKKQN
- a CDS encoding homocitrate synthase/isopropylmalate synthase family protein — encoded protein: MKIYESYDDLPKLKLPYGNDVYISDSTIRDGSQMPGIVLSREHKLQIYEYLHEIGIEKLEAFVFNKRDRDAVNLMFDIGYEFPEITGWARASRADIDKILEVDGIKETGILMSVSDTHIFSKMRLTGREEAEEKYLDALQYAVDHGLRTRAHLEDMTRADNYGFVFPLVEKIMEIDPDCIIRVCDTVGYGMPFMNIDEPYGIPKIVQHLKKEIGVKNIETHIHDDYGLGSASSIAGFWYGANWTSVTFLGIGERAGNSEMEKILLFLADRVEGFDRYNLEPVTRFARFMEKELGLRVPRNKAVVGKNIFAHESGIHAAGVLKNPFNYEPYPPELVGGKRLLLIGDSSGLEVIRYKVQETLNDLLDVETIVEKDDSRLLKIQTEIQKLYDKEERVSCISDEELLAYVEKYFLYQPICDPVHTGRGKLKNKGKIAECEEGKLKE
- a CDS encoding isocitrate/isopropylmalate dehydrogenase family protein, with the protein product MSKTAAVIKGDGVGPELVDAMLNVVEAAGTDIEFVMCEAGAEWWEKHGGISLVPNETWEILDSSDACFKGPTTTPGGIGSPRSVAVSIRRKYDLYANVRPIKTFPNSNAPLGDVEMVCVREGTEGLYIGEEIQLTDDVSIAIRKITRTASRKIASYAFEEAKRRGYDAVVPIHKSNILKLTCGSFLEEVEKVGQSYPDIEIWPYHIDNIAQQLIKNPQIFNKKVLLSTNLFMDVISEECSALVGSIGLIYSANIGDSFAMFEPAHGSAPKYAGQDKVNPVATVLAGAWMLDYLGEKEKSKAIFKATERVISEGKYVTYDLGGNAKLSQMAGEIAKYTAEILK
- a CDS encoding TatD family hydrolase, giving the protein MPAKIPITDNHMHIDPKARGLEAVKEFKNSGGTHIILVTKPSWSLGINVKKPEDYLMVFDETVEIASKIRELGVGAFPVLGVHPAEISKLTEYMDLQEATEIMQRGLELASGYVEKGLAVGIKSGRPHYPVTPEVWEASNEIMEYAFSLGKEQDCAVQLHTESVEEPELHDIVERAKKTGIKMYRVVKHYSPPLVKTCEELGLFPGVISVKGAIEHALEEGTRFMMETDYIDDPDRPGAVLGPKTIPKRTIKLMETYGEEPFWIIHKENPEKVYDIEIKI